Proteins from one Pseudarthrobacter sp. BIM B-2242 genomic window:
- a CDS encoding CCA tRNA nucleotidyltransferase, translating into MAHAHHKTDSHTVDFQVDPVVLELGQRFVDAGHELSLVGGPVRDLFLGRTSPDLDFTTDATPDQTVALIKKWADNFWEIGRAFGTIGMRKAGFQIEITTYRAEAYDPESRKPVVAFGTSLTDDLLRRDFTINAMALRLPSLELVDPFGGVRDLHASVLTTPGSPEDSFSDDPLRMMRAARFASQLGISVHPAVRQAMTQMAERIKIISAERVRDELVKLICGARPRIGVDLLVDTGLAEFVLPEVSALRLESDEHHRHKDVYQHSLQVLEQAAALETDADGAVPAPDFVLRFAALMHDVGKPATRRFEPGGAVSFRHHDMVGSKLTSKRMKTLRFDNDTIKAVARLVELHMRFYGYGDAGWSDSAVRRYVTDAGPLLERLHRLTRSDVTTRNQRKAERLAFAYDDLEDRIAALREQESLEAVRPDLDGARIMALLDLKPGPVVGRAYRFLLEERMEHGPLPTEDAEARLLAWWAQQPEAAPPVPDATEPAAAVELSPNEESK; encoded by the coding sequence ATGGCGCACGCACATCACAAGACTGATTCCCACACCGTCGATTTCCAGGTGGACCCGGTGGTCCTGGAGCTCGGCCAGCGATTTGTCGACGCCGGCCATGAACTGTCGCTGGTGGGTGGTCCGGTGCGGGACCTCTTCCTGGGCCGCACCTCGCCGGACCTGGACTTCACCACGGATGCCACGCCAGACCAGACCGTCGCCCTGATCAAGAAATGGGCGGACAACTTTTGGGAAATCGGCCGGGCCTTCGGGACCATCGGCATGCGCAAGGCGGGTTTCCAGATCGAGATCACCACATACCGGGCCGAGGCGTACGATCCCGAATCGCGCAAGCCGGTCGTGGCCTTCGGCACCTCATTGACAGATGATCTGCTGCGCCGGGATTTCACCATCAACGCCATGGCGCTGCGGCTGCCGTCCCTTGAACTTGTAGACCCGTTTGGCGGCGTCCGGGACCTGCATGCTTCTGTTCTGACTACCCCGGGATCCCCTGAGGACTCGTTCTCCGACGATCCCCTGCGCATGATGCGTGCCGCCCGGTTCGCCTCGCAGCTGGGCATTTCCGTGCACCCTGCTGTCCGTCAGGCGATGACCCAAATGGCAGAACGCATCAAGATCATCTCTGCTGAACGCGTCCGCGATGAACTGGTTAAACTCATCTGCGGCGCCCGCCCGAGGATTGGTGTGGACCTGCTGGTGGACACCGGACTGGCCGAATTTGTGCTGCCTGAAGTCTCGGCCCTGCGTCTGGAATCAGACGAGCACCACCGCCACAAGGACGTTTACCAGCACTCCCTGCAGGTCCTGGAGCAGGCTGCCGCCCTGGAGACCGATGCGGACGGCGCCGTACCGGCTCCGGACTTTGTGCTGCGGTTCGCAGCGTTAATGCACGACGTCGGCAAACCGGCGACGCGTCGTTTCGAACCGGGCGGCGCGGTCAGCTTCCGCCACCACGACATGGTGGGCTCCAAACTCACCTCGAAGCGGATGAAGACCCTGCGCTTCGACAACGACACCATCAAAGCCGTAGCCCGGCTGGTGGAACTGCACATGCGCTTTTACGGCTACGGCGACGCCGGCTGGAGCGACTCCGCTGTCCGGCGCTACGTCACCGACGCCGGGCCCCTGCTGGAGCGGCTGCACCGGCTGACCCGGTCCGACGTCACCACCCGCAACCAGCGCAAGGCCGAACGGTTGGCCTTCGCGTATGACGATCTGGAGGACCGGATCGCCGCGCTGCGTGAGCAGGAGTCCCTGGAGGCGGTCCGCCCGGATCTGGACGGGGCCCGGATCATGGCTCTCCTGGACCTGAAACCCGGTCCCGTGGTGGGCCGTGCCTACAGGTTCCTGCTGGAGGAACGCATGGAGCATGGTCCGTTGCCGACCGAGGACGCCGAAGCGCGGCTGCTCGCCTGGTGGGCTCAGCAGCCCGAGGCGGCACCCCCGGTTCCGGACGCAACAGAGCCGGCCGCCGCCGTCGAGCTTTCCCCGAATGAGGAGTCGAAATGA
- a CDS encoding histidine phosphatase family protein — translation MTVSNFAPRPQLWILRHGETEWSKSGQYTGLTDLPLTVEGEQQAVEARKVLDQVDFDLVLTSPLRRARRTAELAGYPDAQHEPLAVEWNYGDYEGISSDLIRKDNPDYLIWTHGVPNGETLDEVAARADKIVARVLESGLDNVLIVAHGHFSRILTARWLELAPTEGRHFILGTAKVCTLGWDKKTPAIVRWGL, via the coding sequence ATGACTGTGTCGAATTTTGCGCCCCGCCCCCAGCTGTGGATCCTGCGCCACGGTGAGACCGAGTGGTCCAAGAGCGGGCAGTACACCGGTCTCACGGACCTGCCGCTGACCGTTGAAGGAGAGCAGCAGGCCGTGGAAGCCCGAAAGGTGCTGGACCAGGTGGACTTTGACCTGGTGCTGACCTCACCGCTGCGCCGCGCCCGGCGGACAGCCGAACTGGCAGGCTACCCTGACGCGCAGCATGAGCCGCTGGCTGTGGAATGGAACTACGGCGATTACGAGGGCATCAGCTCGGACCTGATCCGAAAAGACAACCCCGACTACCTGATCTGGACCCACGGTGTGCCCAACGGTGAAACCCTGGACGAAGTGGCGGCCCGCGCGGACAAGATTGTGGCCCGGGTACTCGAATCCGGACTCGACAATGTGCTGATCGTGGCCCACGGACACTTCTCCCGCATCCTGACCGCGCGCTGGCTTGAATTGGCCCCCACCGAAGGCCGGCACTTTATTCTGGGTACCGCCAAAGTCTGCACGCTTGGCTGGGACAAGAAGACCCCGGCCATTGTCCGTTGGGGCCTGTAA
- a CDS encoding glycosyltransferase family 87 protein, with the protein MQETKPPGRPQRARLVVPSRSDLLLKNFTELIGGPMGARSAPGLVSPGVFTVERVLIILTVLAALVSLAIKNYCRTNGWQTPGQFYSTCYSDFPEFFRNRGLGEDPFAFLNQGSVFDYPVLVGLIGGAAAWLIPGEGVTDARILGYFDVNATLIAAVWIVAVVATARISQRRPWDAAMVAVAPGIVLAGTINWDLWAVALLAVGMLCFARDRLVLAGILIGLATATKPYAALILAAVFLLSVRTGRIRVFLVAAGASAAAWLAVNIPVALANPAGWGSFLGSTQSGEAGYGSVWFAYNLVARRLRWQTLDPAVINVLALACFLLACAAVAYVALTAPRRPRLAQLAFLLVAAFILTNKVYSPQVVLWLIPLLALARPRWRDFLVWQGIEGLYWAAIWMYLGQVTSQGPTQHNIDMPYYVLAVAAHMLVTAYLMIRVVWDIYDPNYDPVRRHHVDDPHGGPFNGLPDWLRFSPRKPLLAVLPWRAKHHA; encoded by the coding sequence ATGCAGGAGACGAAGCCGCCGGGCCGCCCACAGCGTGCCCGCCTGGTTGTTCCCAGCCGCAGTGACCTGCTGCTGAAGAACTTCACGGAACTCATTGGCGGGCCGATGGGCGCCCGGTCGGCACCCGGCCTGGTCTCCCCCGGTGTGTTCACGGTGGAACGCGTGCTGATCATCCTTACAGTTCTGGCGGCGTTGGTGAGCCTTGCCATCAAGAACTACTGCCGGACCAACGGCTGGCAGACGCCCGGCCAGTTCTACTCCACGTGCTACTCGGACTTCCCTGAATTCTTCCGGAACCGGGGCCTCGGCGAAGATCCGTTCGCGTTCCTCAACCAGGGCAGCGTCTTCGACTATCCGGTTCTTGTGGGACTCATTGGCGGTGCCGCAGCCTGGCTTATTCCGGGTGAGGGGGTTACCGACGCCCGGATCCTTGGATACTTCGACGTCAACGCGACACTGATCGCAGCCGTCTGGATCGTCGCAGTCGTGGCGACCGCCCGGATATCCCAGCGGCGCCCGTGGGACGCGGCCATGGTGGCGGTTGCTCCTGGCATCGTTCTGGCCGGCACCATCAACTGGGACCTCTGGGCAGTGGCGCTGCTGGCTGTGGGCATGTTGTGTTTCGCGCGGGACCGGCTGGTGCTCGCGGGCATCCTGATTGGCCTTGCCACTGCCACCAAGCCGTACGCCGCCCTGATTCTTGCCGCCGTCTTCCTGCTGTCCGTCCGCACAGGGCGGATCAGGGTATTCCTTGTGGCCGCCGGCGCTTCAGCGGCTGCCTGGCTGGCCGTCAATATCCCCGTAGCCCTCGCTAATCCGGCCGGGTGGGGGTCCTTCCTGGGATCCACGCAGTCCGGGGAAGCCGGCTACGGTTCGGTGTGGTTCGCCTACAATCTGGTGGCGAGGCGCCTCCGCTGGCAAACGCTTGATCCTGCGGTCATCAACGTGCTTGCCCTGGCCTGTTTCCTGCTGGCCTGCGCTGCGGTGGCCTATGTGGCACTGACGGCGCCGAGGCGGCCGCGCCTGGCCCAGCTGGCATTCCTGCTGGTGGCTGCCTTCATCCTCACCAATAAGGTGTACTCACCCCAGGTTGTGCTGTGGCTTATTCCGCTGCTGGCACTGGCACGGCCGCGGTGGCGGGACTTCCTGGTGTGGCAGGGCATTGAGGGGCTCTATTGGGCAGCCATCTGGATGTATCTGGGCCAAGTGACCAGCCAGGGCCCGACGCAGCACAATATTGACATGCCCTACTACGTTCTGGCGGTGGCAGCACACATGCTCGTGACGGCATATCTGATGATCCGGGTGGTGTGGGACATCTACGACCCCAACTACGACCCCGTACGCCGGCACCACGTAGACGATCCTCACGGCGGCCCGTTCAACGGGTTGCCTGACTGGTTGCGCTTCAGTCCGCGGAAGCCCTTGCTGGCCGTCCTCCCCTGGCGGGCGAAACACCATGCCTGA
- a CDS encoding NUDIX hydrolase: MPSAIGAHVAPALHSAPASLPTVEEISAGGVVVDTSDGELRVAIIARLNRGGRLEWCLPKGHPEGKENNEQAAVREIAEETGIEGDILAPLGSIDYWFTVSGHRVHKTVHHYLLRATGGELTIENDPDQEAVDVAWVPIKELARKLSFPNERRIADLARDVLPEHL; encoded by the coding sequence TTGCCGTCGGCAATCGGTGCCCACGTCGCGCCTGCCCTGCACTCGGCTCCGGCCTCGCTCCCTACGGTGGAGGAAATTTCCGCCGGCGGCGTTGTGGTGGACACGTCCGACGGCGAACTCAGGGTTGCGATCATCGCGCGCCTTAACAGGGGCGGGCGTTTGGAGTGGTGCCTCCCGAAGGGCCATCCGGAGGGCAAAGAAAACAACGAGCAGGCGGCAGTGCGCGAGATTGCCGAGGAAACCGGCATCGAAGGCGACATCCTCGCCCCGCTGGGCAGCATCGACTACTGGTTCACTGTCAGCGGGCACCGGGTCCACAAAACGGTCCACCACTATTTACTGCGTGCTACCGGCGGTGAGCTCACCATCGAAAACGATCCTGACCAGGAAGCTGTGGACGTTGCCTGGGTGCCCATCAAGGAACTTGCACGGAAGCTCTCTTTTCCCAATGAGCGCCGCATCGCGGACCTGGCCCGGGACGTCCTGCCCGAACACCTCTGA
- a CDS encoding penicillin-binding transpeptidase domain-containing protein, with protein sequence MGNSKKLSLAIAGLILGASLVSCDDGRGGAEAAAEQFAAAVSALDVGPVAFDGKDAGVARQQVQDIFKSLDPDRPAVETGDLSLEGNTATVPLNYIWKIGSGEWKYTTYAEFTKSGDKWLTVWNPSSLVPDLAEGEILTKGTQSPQRADILGAGDAQLVTYRPVVKVGIDKPLLGSADPAASATKLAELVGIDPAGYAQQVSASGAQAFVAAITLREEGRTITDEQITAIPGGRAIKESQPLAPSRTFARAVLGSVGEASAEQIEASDGALTAGDVTGIGGLQQQYDAQLRGSDAIVIRAHRADLTREQINAAATDPRRVVYETAPTPGTPLKTTLDPALQSLAESTLAGVGPASAIVALRPSTGAVLAAASGPGSNGYNTAMLGQYAPGSIFKIVDSLAMFRNGLTPDSKVECTPTLEVDGRTFKNSEGYPEGSLGSVTLRDAFAHSCNTAFIAARDTVTQTQLEAAAVSMGVAVEAPSLGAVAFLGSVPGEAAGTEHAASMIGQGKVLMSPLAAAIMAGSVAKGSPVSPQLVLNPNAGAAGGTPGEPTAEPVSPSSGVTPEAPSAASDKPITAEEAAALSEMMRAVITSGHAGFLSTVPGEPVGAKTGTAEYGKETPPKTHAWIVAVHGDLAVAVFVEDGGLGATTSGPLLKQFLTAAG encoded by the coding sequence GTGGGGAACTCAAAGAAACTTTCACTTGCCATAGCTGGTCTCATTCTCGGCGCCTCTCTGGTGTCCTGCGACGACGGCAGAGGAGGTGCCGAAGCCGCGGCTGAACAGTTCGCCGCGGCGGTGTCCGCGCTCGACGTCGGCCCTGTCGCCTTTGACGGCAAGGACGCCGGCGTGGCCAGGCAGCAGGTCCAGGACATTTTCAAATCACTCGACCCGGACAGGCCCGCCGTGGAAACCGGTGACCTGTCGCTGGAGGGCAATACTGCTACTGTCCCCCTGAACTACATCTGGAAGATCGGCTCGGGTGAGTGGAAATACACCACCTACGCGGAGTTCACGAAGTCCGGGGATAAGTGGCTCACGGTGTGGAACCCGTCGTCGCTCGTCCCGGACCTGGCGGAAGGCGAAATCCTCACCAAGGGCACTCAGTCACCCCAGCGGGCAGACATCCTCGGTGCGGGCGACGCGCAGCTGGTCACGTACCGCCCCGTGGTGAAAGTGGGTATCGACAAACCCCTCCTCGGTTCAGCGGATCCGGCCGCGTCGGCCACAAAACTCGCCGAACTGGTAGGCATAGACCCCGCCGGCTACGCCCAGCAGGTCTCCGCCTCCGGTGCCCAGGCCTTTGTCGCTGCCATCACGCTGCGTGAAGAAGGCCGCACCATTACGGACGAGCAGATCACGGCCATCCCCGGGGGCCGCGCCATCAAGGAAAGCCAGCCCCTGGCGCCGAGCCGCACGTTCGCCCGCGCTGTCCTCGGGTCCGTCGGCGAGGCCAGTGCTGAACAGATCGAAGCGTCGGACGGCGCCCTGACCGCCGGTGATGTGACGGGCATCGGCGGGCTGCAGCAGCAGTACGACGCCCAGCTGCGCGGCAGCGATGCCATAGTGATCCGGGCACACCGTGCGGACCTCACCCGCGAGCAGATCAACGCCGCGGCAACGGATCCGCGACGCGTGGTCTATGAGACCGCCCCGACGCCGGGCACACCCCTGAAAACCACGCTGGATCCCGCCCTCCAGTCCCTCGCGGAGAGCACGCTGGCCGGCGTGGGACCCGCCTCTGCCATCGTGGCCCTTCGCCCGTCCACAGGTGCGGTCCTCGCGGCCGCCTCGGGACCGGGAAGCAACGGGTACAACACCGCGATGCTGGGCCAGTACGCACCGGGATCCATCTTCAAGATCGTTGATTCACTCGCGATGTTCCGCAACGGACTCACTCCGGATTCGAAGGTGGAGTGCACTCCCACCCTCGAGGTGGACGGCCGGACCTTCAAGAACTCGGAAGGCTACCCGGAGGGATCCCTGGGATCGGTGACGCTCCGCGATGCCTTCGCCCATTCCTGCAACACGGCGTTCATCGCTGCAAGGGACACTGTCACCCAGACCCAGCTCGAGGCCGCCGCGGTGTCCATGGGCGTGGCCGTTGAAGCACCGTCCCTGGGTGCCGTGGCCTTCCTCGGTTCCGTGCCCGGCGAGGCTGCCGGCACCGAACACGCGGCGTCCATGATCGGCCAGGGCAAGGTGCTGATGTCCCCGCTGGCTGCCGCAATCATGGCAGGTTCCGTGGCCAAGGGGTCCCCCGTCTCACCGCAGCTGGTCCTGAACCCCAACGCCGGCGCCGCAGGAGGCACACCGGGCGAGCCGACCGCGGAGCCTGTATCGCCGTCGTCGGGCGTTACGCCTGAAGCACCCTCCGCAGCCTCTGACAAACCGATCACGGCTGAGGAAGCCGCGGCCCTGTCCGAAATGATGCGCGCGGTCATCACCTCGGGCCACGCCGGCTTCCTGTCCACCGTGCCGGGAGAACCCGTGGGTGCCAAGACCGGGACAGCGGAGTACGGCAAGGAAACCCCGCCGAAGACGCACGCCTGGATTGTGGCCGTCCATGGCGACCTGGCTGTCGCCGTGTTCGTTGAGGACGGCGGCCTCGGCGCCACCACATCCGGGCCGCTGCTCAAACAGTTCCTGACCGCGGCCGGCTGA
- the murJ gene encoding murein biosynthesis integral membrane protein MurJ: MSASNFPSDRTGQAGQPAPEAVPTAPADAPGPAEPGPPTGASETRSSAIMAAGTLVSRFLGFGKTWMLGAALGLGSTVNDTFINANNLPNLIFLLVAGGVFNAVLVPQIIKASKAPDRGADYISRLLTLAVLLLLGLTALVTLAAPWVIELTTQGYSPQQKALAITFAFWCLPQIFFYGLYALLTQILNANGAFGPAMWAPILNNVVGIAGLGMFIWIFGQNAVNAHTLDNWGPNQTLLVAGFSTIGVVAQTAILMIPVFRLKLGLRPKFGWRGVGLGQAAKLSVWTLLTAAVGQLAFLYVMRIATIPGAERLRLKQAGDPAAEILPGNAVLEVASQLYLLPHSIIALSLATVLFNRMTRASQDGNRAELRDALSHGLRTMAVATVFGALALFALAGPLGMFFSGGLRQDGVMLAQTLTILALSTPFMSANFMMSRVFYANEDARTPFYIQLLLAVVYVAGAFAIQFMPVGQIIYAIAILYMVGNILSVVISAFFLRRLLGHLDGPRIANSYIRMGYAALGSALAGAGALWLMGSYSPDGFAWTDRLAALVTLVVVGPIMLVVYVLLLKVFHVAELRDLLRPLLGRLGRRGGGPSDTVGGPPSASSATDSSSESERPTPERATVSVDTGLIPRISGEFDATSFRAGPEPERHRPAAPAIPAGSTDDGNMPAGEYLPAEDVPGTARGGFLRDEIPLPGRRTFQGQPGRNPHFRSRRPRKK, from the coding sequence ATGTCAGCTTCCAATTTCCCTTCCGATAGAACAGGCCAGGCAGGTCAGCCCGCGCCTGAGGCCGTGCCAACGGCTCCGGCCGATGCTCCGGGTCCCGCCGAGCCCGGCCCTCCCACAGGCGCGAGTGAGACACGGTCCAGCGCCATCATGGCCGCCGGTACCCTGGTTTCGCGTTTCCTGGGATTCGGCAAGACCTGGATGCTGGGTGCGGCCCTCGGCCTGGGTTCCACCGTTAATGACACGTTCATCAACGCAAACAACCTGCCCAACCTCATCTTCCTGCTGGTGGCCGGCGGCGTCTTTAACGCCGTGCTGGTTCCGCAGATCATCAAGGCGAGCAAGGCTCCGGACAGGGGCGCCGACTACATCAGCCGGCTCCTGACCTTGGCGGTCCTGCTGTTGCTGGGCCTGACCGCGCTGGTCACCCTGGCCGCGCCGTGGGTCATTGAGCTGACTACCCAGGGCTATTCGCCGCAGCAAAAGGCCCTGGCCATTACGTTCGCCTTCTGGTGCCTGCCGCAAATCTTCTTCTACGGCCTCTACGCCCTCCTCACCCAGATCCTCAACGCCAATGGCGCGTTCGGCCCGGCTATGTGGGCCCCTATCCTGAACAACGTCGTGGGCATCGCCGGCCTGGGCATGTTCATCTGGATTTTCGGCCAGAACGCCGTCAACGCGCACACGCTGGACAACTGGGGTCCCAACCAGACGTTGCTCGTGGCCGGCTTCTCCACCATCGGCGTGGTGGCCCAGACGGCCATCCTGATGATCCCGGTATTCCGGCTGAAACTAGGCCTCCGGCCGAAGTTCGGATGGCGGGGAGTGGGTCTTGGCCAGGCAGCGAAGTTGAGCGTCTGGACGCTGCTGACCGCCGCCGTCGGGCAGTTGGCGTTCCTGTACGTCATGCGTATTGCCACCATTCCCGGTGCGGAGCGCCTGCGGTTGAAACAGGCCGGGGACCCGGCGGCTGAGATACTCCCCGGTAACGCTGTCCTGGAGGTTGCCAGCCAGCTGTATCTCCTGCCGCACTCGATCATCGCCCTGTCCCTCGCCACCGTCCTCTTTAACCGGATGACCCGCGCGTCGCAGGACGGCAACCGTGCCGAACTGCGCGATGCGCTCTCGCACGGGCTCCGGACCATGGCAGTGGCCACCGTCTTCGGCGCGCTGGCACTGTTCGCGCTGGCCGGACCGTTGGGTATGTTCTTCTCCGGCGGCCTTCGCCAGGATGGCGTGATGCTGGCCCAGACGCTGACCATCCTGGCGCTGAGCACGCCGTTTATGAGTGCAAATTTCATGATGTCGCGGGTTTTCTACGCCAACGAGGACGCCCGCACACCGTTCTACATCCAGCTCCTGCTCGCAGTTGTCTATGTTGCCGGGGCTTTTGCCATCCAGTTCATGCCGGTGGGCCAGATCATCTACGCGATCGCCATTCTGTACATGGTGGGCAACATCCTCTCGGTGGTCATCAGCGCCTTCTTCCTGCGCCGCCTGCTCGGCCACCTCGACGGTCCCCGCATCGCCAACTCGTACATCCGAATGGGTTACGCGGCGCTCGGTTCCGCTCTTGCCGGTGCCGGCGCCCTGTGGCTAATGGGCAGCTACAGCCCGGACGGCTTCGCCTGGACCGACCGTCTCGCGGCCCTGGTGACCCTGGTCGTCGTCGGGCCCATCATGCTCGTGGTCTATGTACTCCTGCTTAAAGTTTTCCACGTCGCGGAGCTCCGCGATCTGCTGCGCCCCCTCCTCGGGCGGCTTGGGCGCCGCGGCGGGGGGCCGTCGGACACGGTGGGAGGGCCGCCGTCGGCATCATCTGCCACCGACTCTTCCTCAGAATCGGAACGTCCGACGCCGGAACGCGCCACCGTCTCGGTGGACACCGGACTGATTCCGCGCATCTCGGGCGAATTCGACGCGACGTCCTTCCGCGCCGGACCAGAGCCAGAGCGGCACAGGCCTGCGGCACCTGCGATTCCTGCCGGTTCCACGGATGACGGAAACATGCCTGCCGGTGAATATCTTCCGGCCGAAGATGTGCCGGGAACTGCCCGTGGCGGCTTCCTCCGCGACGAGATCCCGCTCCCCGGCCGGCGCACGTTCCAGGGGCAGCCCGGACGGAACCCGCATTTCAGGTCACGGCGGCCCCGCAAAAAGTGA
- a CDS encoding NAD(P)/FAD-dependent oxidoreductase: MPDVAVVGSGPNGLAAAAVMARAGLSVEVYEAAGTIGGGTRTLELMQPGHFHDICSAVHPMALASPFFRAFELERRIDLVVPELGFGSPLDGGRAALGYQSLDRTVEGLGRDGQAYRRLLGPLVRRIDGVMDLTQHQLLRIPHNPTAAALFGLATFEQGSRLWNVRFREPLAPALLSGVAAHAVSHLPSLAAAGAGLMLTALAHAQGWPIPQGGSAAIAGALADDIRAHGGVIRTGEPIDSLQQLGRARATLLDVAPQGLLDIAGDQLPGKYRRSLESFRYGSGSCKVDYILSGPVPWAAPELADAGTVHVGGTREELARSENEVIAGRHPERPYVLVAQPSRFDSRRAPDGRHILWAYCHVPAGSTQDMSEAVTAQLERFAPGFRDLVVQTHVTTAAELASYNRNYIGGDFSAGIMDVRGLVQRPVVSPVPWRTPVRGLYLCSSSTPPGPGVTGMPGFFAAKHALKDIFGLQVPALGKS; this comes from the coding sequence ATGCCTGATGTCGCCGTCGTAGGGTCCGGGCCTAACGGACTGGCCGCCGCCGCTGTGATGGCACGGGCCGGGCTGTCCGTAGAGGTCTACGAAGCTGCCGGAACCATAGGCGGCGGCACACGCACGCTCGAGCTGATGCAGCCGGGGCACTTCCACGATATTTGCTCGGCAGTGCACCCCATGGCTTTGGCATCCCCCTTCTTCCGTGCCTTCGAGCTCGAGCGCCGGATCGACCTGGTGGTCCCGGAACTCGGGTTCGGATCCCCGCTCGACGGCGGACGGGCAGCCCTGGGCTACCAGTCCCTCGACCGGACAGTCGAGGGACTGGGCCGCGACGGTCAGGCTTACCGCAGGCTGCTCGGGCCCCTCGTGAGGCGCATTGACGGGGTCATGGACCTGACCCAGCACCAACTGCTTCGGATCCCGCATAATCCAACAGCGGCAGCACTCTTCGGGCTGGCGACCTTCGAACAGGGGTCCCGGCTGTGGAACGTGCGGTTCCGGGAGCCACTCGCGCCCGCCCTGCTCAGCGGTGTGGCAGCCCACGCGGTGTCGCACCTGCCCTCGCTGGCTGCCGCCGGTGCCGGCCTGATGCTGACTGCCCTGGCCCACGCCCAAGGGTGGCCCATCCCCCAGGGCGGATCGGCCGCCATCGCCGGCGCCTTAGCCGACGACATCAGGGCCCACGGCGGCGTGATCCGGACCGGTGAGCCCATTGACAGCCTTCAGCAACTTGGCCGTGCCCGCGCCACACTGCTCGACGTTGCGCCACAGGGGCTGCTGGACATCGCAGGCGACCAACTGCCCGGGAAGTACCGGCGCTCCCTCGAATCGTTCCGCTACGGAAGTGGTTCCTGCAAGGTGGATTACATCCTGTCCGGGCCCGTCCCGTGGGCAGCACCGGAACTGGCGGACGCCGGAACCGTGCACGTTGGCGGCACCCGGGAGGAGCTGGCGCGCTCCGAAAATGAGGTCATCGCCGGGAGGCACCCGGAGCGTCCCTACGTGCTGGTGGCCCAGCCGTCCCGGTTCGACAGCAGACGGGCTCCGGACGGGCGGCATATCCTCTGGGCCTACTGCCATGTTCCCGCCGGATCAACGCAGGATATGAGTGAGGCTGTCACCGCGCAGCTGGAACGGTTTGCGCCAGGGTTCCGGGATCTGGTGGTTCAGACGCACGTCACCACTGCGGCGGAACTCGCCAGCTACAACCGCAACTACATCGGGGGTGACTTCAGCGCGGGGATCATGGACGTGCGGGGCCTCGTGCAGCGGCCTGTGGTCTCGCCCGTTCCATGGCGGACGCCCGTTCGCGGCCTCTACCTGTGTTCATCGTCCACGCCTCCCGGCCCCGGAGTAACGGGGATGCCGGGGTTCTTCGCCGCAAAACATGCCTTGAAGGACATATTCGGGCTGCAGGTCCCGGCGCTGGGGAAATCTTAA